The window GTCATTGAAAAGGTTATAGAATACCGGCGCTTGGTAAATCAGAAAAGAAGCAGGAAAAAGAATAAAGGATAAGGGGAGAAAGACAAACCACAATAGGAGGAGAGATGGATATTACCACTATTTTAGGAGTGATAAGTGGAATTAGCTTAATTGTTGTTGCCATCATTATGAGAATGGGAGGGGTGGGATTAAAAGGCTTCTTTGATGTATCTTCGATGTTTATTACTTTTGGGGGTGCATTTGCTGCCACATTAGTCAATTATCCAATGAAGCAGGTCCTGGGAGTTTTTAAAATTGCCAAGAAAGTTTTAACTGAGAGAGAAGAATACCCTGCTAAATTAATCAATCAGTTTATATATTTTACCAAGATAGCTCATAAGCAAGGGATATTGGAACTTGAGAAAGAATTAAATAAGGTCAATAATGAGTTTCTAAAAAGAGGTGTGCAATTAGTTGTTGACGGCGCCGATCAGGAGAGAATCCGCGCTGAGTTAGAAACAGAGATAACATTCATTCGTGAGAGGCACCGTATAGGACAGGAAATTTTCTTAACTCTGGGCACTTACTGTCCTGCCTTTGGGATGGTCGGAACAATTATGGGGCTGATTATGATGCTTGCACGCATTGAAGACCAGAGCCAGATTGCCGGTGGTATGGCGGTAGCCCTGTTAACCACTTTTTATGGTGCGGTGGCTGGCTATCTTTTCTTCTTGCCCGTTGCCGGGAAATTGAAGCGTCGCAGTGAAGATGAGATATTTATCAAGGAAGTTATTATTAGGGGAGTTCTCTCCTTGCAGGCAGGGGAGATTCCCAGCGTTATGGAAGCCAAATTGAAAGCCTACCTGGCTCCGCAATTGAGGAAAAAGACAGTGGAGAAAAAGAGCACATCCATAGAATAAACCGCCTAACTTATTTTTCAGGAGAGAGATAATGGCTATTCTGCCAGGTGTTCCCAGGCGAGTAGATAGCGAAATAAAAATAGGAAAGTCCTCACCCGCATGGATGCTGACTTATTCAGATTTAATGACCCAGCTTTTGATATTTTTCGTTATGATGTTTGCTTTAGCCAGTGCTATGAACGAAATGCAATTGATAAAGTTAAAGAAGAAGCTGGAAACATACGTTACGGAAAACCGGTTAGAAGGCTATATTGGTCTAAAAATAGATGAGAAAGGATTGGTAATTTCTCTCCGCGAAAAATTAATGTTCGATAGTGGAAGAGCTGAAATTCACCAAGAAGCGAAATACATCTTAAAAGACATTACTAAAGAGATTGGCGATGTGCCAAATAATGTGCGGGTTGAAGGGCACACTGATAACGTCCCCATTGGTCCGGAATTGAGGAGCAAATTTCCCACTAACTGGGAACTATCTACAGCCAGGGCTACGAATGTGACCCGCTATCTGCTGGAGACACTAAATTTTCCTCCAAAACGGATATCCTCTGCAGGATACGGAGAGTATCAGCCTGTTGTGGATAACGATACTGAAGAACACAAAGCAATGAATCGAAGAGTAGATATTGTGGTGCAGAGGATTGGCACCAGGCTTAAACGTCCAGAAGGCGTTAAGAAAATTTTTTAGCAAGCAAACCTCGCCATAGTTTCACTATCTTCCCTTTTTGCCGTCCTACCGTTCCTTTCTCTCATTTATATTAACATTCGTTTTGCCACTTTTTCCTTGTTCCCCGTTGAAAATCGGGACGTGGCAATCTCACCAAAGTGTCATTGCGAAGGACGAAGTCCTGAAGCAATCTCGTAATTGGGCAGGAGATTACCACGCCCTTCGGGCCCGCAATGACAGACCAAAGACAAGACTTTTTCAGAGATCTCTTAAAAAAGAGTTGACAAAAAAGCTCTTTTTTGCTAATTTCTTATAAAGTTTCGCAGACATGGGGAAGTGGAAAAGGCAAAGTCTGCGTTAAAGGGGGGTAAGAGATGAAAACACGGATTACTCTCTCGATCGTGGTGAGCTTGGCCAGCCTGGTATTGGGAATTATTACCCGACTCATTCCAGGGACATTAGTGGTAGCACCCCGCACCTTCCTATTCTTTGCGGGCTATTGTTTGGTTTTGGCGATAGCGCTTGAGCTTTATCCTTCAAAAAAAGAATAGAAAGCAATTTAACATCTTTTGATAGTTTGTCAATTTTTGGTCTGAACAGACCCCCCATCCAGAAAGTTTTTAAATAGAGGGGTTAGTTTCTTTCTGGATGGGGGCGGTTTTTTCGGAATGGTGGTTAAAGTGAAGACTTTTGTGCCCAAAAAGGAAAATATTGAAAAGAAATGGTGTTTAATTGATGCCTCTGATCTGGTCTTGGGGAGATTGGCAACAAAAGTAGCAGAGTTATTAAGGGGCAAGGGTAAACCGATTTTCTCTCCCCATGTGGATATAGGTGATTATGTGATTATTATTAATGCCGGGAAGGTTTTACTGACTGGAAAAAAATTGGAACAGAAATTCCATTTTACCCATTCTGGTTATTCAGGCGGGACCAGATTTACCCGATACGATAAATTGATGGCAGAAAATCCAGAAAAGGCAATTAGATTAGCTGTCAAAGGAATGTTGCCGTCGAATAAACTCAGTGATAGGTTGATTACTAAATTAAAAATATATAGAGGCAGCGAACATCCACACGGAGCACAGAAACCTCAGATAATAAAAATCGAAAAGAAAACACATTAAATTTTTTACTTTATAAGTTAATGGAGAAACTATATGGCTAAAGTGACAGAGATTTGGGGCTTAGGCAGAAGAAAGACAGCGATTGCCAGGGTTATATTGAGATCTGGTAATGGGAAGGTCATAATCAACAGATTACCTCTGGATAAATACTTTTTTGGTTTACCTCGTCTAAAGGAATTCAGTATAGAACCTCTAAAAGTAACGAATTTACTGAATAAATTCGATATTTCGGCAAATGTTTCTGGTGGAGGCAAGAATGGTCAAGCAGGGGCAATAAGGCATGGAATTTCACGTGCACTGGCTAAGGTTGACGAACAGACAAGGGTCACTTTGAGAAAAGAGGGATTGTTGACGCGCGATCCCCGTATGGTCGAGCGAAAAAAACCTGGACAGCCAAAAGCAAGAAAAAAGTTCCAATTCTCCAAGAGATAAACTCGTTTTGTAAGGATAGAGTTAAATTTGCGGAAGCAATAAGCTTATTGCTTCCGCTTTTTTTTGAGAAAAACCTGCTTGAAAGCAGGAAATTAGGTTAAGATACTCAAAATAGGTACTCTGGGTCGTCTCTGACCCAGAGTTTCTGTCGGGCTCGGGGACGAGCCCGACTACCAGTCAGGGGTTTTTCAACAGTATCTAAATCGAACCCCTACAGGAAATATAATTTGACAAATTTGGATAATTAGAATATAATTTAAAAAAATTAAAGTCAATATGGGAGAAAAATGTGAAAAAGGAAAATTTAATCATCGTAGTTATTCTTTTCTTATCTATTGTTTCTATTGTAATGGGCATATATCTTATTGGAGAAAAGACTGTTGAAGGAAAAACTCGAATTCTGACCAGAAAAAAGGAAGTAGCAGTGGTCTATCTTTACGGACCAATATCTATTTCTCGACGTACATCAGGATGGGCTCGCTTCTTGCCCGGAGCCGATAGTATTGCCAGTGAGTTGAGAAAGATAGGTAAAATTACCACTATAAAAGCAGTGGTCTTAAGAATTAATAGTCCTGGCGGAAGCATCGGTGCGGTTCAGGAAATTTATGAGGAAGTAATTAGGCTAAAAGAAAAAGGAAAGAAAGTTATTGTCTCCATGGGCGATGTAGGCGCCTCCGGGGCATACTATATTGCTTGTGCTGCAGATAAAATTGTAGCCAATCCGGGAACCATTACCGGAAGTATAGGGGTACTCATGAGTCTTGGTAATATGGAGGAGTTGTTTCGTAAGATAGGAATTAAAGTTGAGGTTATAAAAAGAGGAAAACATAAGGACATCGGTTCTCTATCCCGGGAAATGACAGCGGAAGAGAAAAGACTGCTTCAGGGAGTGATAGATGATGCCTACGACCAATTTCTCCAGGTAGTAATTGAAGGCAGGAACCTTAGGAAAAGTAAAGCAGAGAAGCTTGCTCAAGGTCAGGTGTTTACCGGACGGCAAGCAAAAAATTTGGGGCTAATTGATGAAATTGGTAATTTTCAAGATGCTGTAAGACTTGCAGGTAAACTTGCTGGCATTCCTGGCGAACCAAAGGTCATTGAGTTGCCCAAGCCATTTCCCGGAATTCTTGGTATTTTTTCCAGTCACTTTATGACAAATCCTCTGCAAGATTTAATGAACGAAAATTCCATAAGATTAGAATATATCCTCCAATAGATCCCCATTCCGAGAGAAATATGGAAAACAACTATTTAGCGCTCCTCTACGATTTAATTGCCCATCCAGGAAGAGGGCTTAATCGAGCCAGAGAAGATAAACCATGGATTTTTCTGGTAGCGGTTGTTATTTTGTCAGGAATTAGCATTGCTACCGGAGCCGCTTTGTTTGTTTCCAGCTTCACTAGAGTGGGGAGGGTCGCCTTATTTTCCAATCTCTTTCTGGTTATGATTCTCCTCACCCTCTTCTGGGTAGTTAATGTGGGAATTCTCCATTTCTTTGCTGAAGTATGGGGAAAAAGGGGCAGCGTAATCGACCTTTTCATTACTCTGGGATTGGCAATATTTCCCTTTGTTTTTGTTAGTCCACTATCTTTGATAGTAGAAGGATTGGGTGGAGGGAGAATTTTCTTTCAGTCCTTTTTTACCATTGCTCTCTTCCTGTGGTGTTTTTTCCTTGCGCTGGCTGCTATTAGGGAAGTCTATTCTTCTGCCACTTTTGAAGCCCTGCTGATACTTTTGACACCAATTATCCTGTTTACGGTACTTTGTATATTTCTCCCTCTGGGTTGTATTCTTTTAACAATACTTTCTCTTCCTTTATGAAGAGAAAGACTTCCAATGTTGCATTTGGGGTGTGAGAGAGAAATAGGCACTCCTTAAGAATTGGAGGAAGTTCAATGATAACAGTGAGTATTGTGGGAGCCAGTGGTTATACAGGAAGGGAATTAATAAAGATTCTCTTTAAACATCCCCAGGTGAAAATTGCTCACCTGACTTCCGAGACCTACAAGGGAAAGAGAGTTTCAGAGCTGCACAAAGGGCGGGCCGGTTTTATAGATAAGAGGTTTGAGAAATTGAATATTGATAAGGTCGCCGAGGATTCAGACCTTATCTTTCTTGCCCTTCCCCACGGTAAATCTCAGAAACCGGTAGCAGAATTTTTGAAAAAAGGGAAAAAAGTTATAGACCTCTCAGCCGACTATAGATTAAAGGACAAATCCCTGTATAAGAGATGGTATGGGCTGGAACATTCTTATCCCCGGCTTCTCCAAAGAGCAGTTTATGGATTACCAGAAATTTATAAAGAAGAGATAAAGAAATCCTCTCTCGTAGCAAATCCCGGTTGCTATCCCACGGGGGTAATTTTAGGGGTTGCTCCTCTTCTGGCTCATGGATTAGGCGATGGAAATTCTATAATTGCCGATGCTAAATCAGGAATATCCGGCGCAGGGAGGAGATTGGATAGCGCTTACCATTTCAGTGAGTGCCACGAAAATCTCACCGCCTATAATGTGGGGAAACACCGACACATTCCCGAAATAGAACAGGAGTTATCAAAGATTTCTAAAGAAAAGATAACTATTTCCTTTACTCCCCATTTAGTTCCTATGGACCGTGGGATTCTATCCACAATCTATCTTAACTTCGAGGGGAAAGTTTCACTCGACAGAATATGGACTGTTTATAAAAAATACTATAGAAAAGCACCGTTTGTGAAGATTTTACCAAAAGCCACTTTTCCCGAGGTAAGGAACATCGTGGAGACTAATTTCTGTGAGATAGGTCTTATGGTTGATAAACGTACTAATCGGATAATTATTATTACGACGATAGATAATTTGGTTAAAGGCGCTTCTGGACAGGCTGTACAAAATATGAACTTAATGTCTGGATTTAAAGAAACAGAAGGATTACTTTAGAAAGGCGGAAAGTGGTAACCTGACCTTGGCTCGTCCAGCGCAGGCGGGTCTTAAGTCGGTCGCCTTTTAGGGTGACTGAGTCGGCACTCTAAAGAGTGCCCGACCAGATTGGTATATGCTTTGGAGTCCTCCCGAAAGGGAGGAATAACCTTGCTTTCGCAAGGACTCCAACATATTGGTCGGTCGCCCTTTAGGGTGACGGAAGCTCGGGACTAACTACATGAAAACGAGCAGATTATTTCTCCCCCAAGGTTTTTTTCTAAATGGAATTAATTCAGGGATAGCAAATAGAAAAAAAAGAGATATAGCTCTCATCCATTCGGAAATTCCCTGTGTGGCAACTGGGCTGTTCACTAAAAATAGAGTGAGGGCAGCTCCGGTCATAATCTCTAAAAGACATCTGAGGAATGGTCGGGCGCAGGCGATTCTGGTCAATTCGGGTGGTGCAAATGCCTGCACTGGAAACAGGGGAATGGAAGATGCGGAAATGATGGCTTATGATTTGGCTTGTCAACTGGGTATAAAAAAGGAAGATGTTCTACTTGCCTCCACAGGAGTAATTGGTCGATTCCTGCCTATGAGTCGAGTTAAACAAGGAATTAGGAAGATAGCCGAAACTGTGGGAAGCCCTTCTAAGCCTGAGTTTTTTGCTGAAGCAATTATGACCACCGATACTACTCCCAAAATAATCAGCAGGCAATTTTTGACTCAGAATCGTAAGAGAGTAGCCATCTGTGGATTAGCCAAAGGCGCAGGAATGATTCATCCTGACCTGGCCACTCTTCTCTGTTTTATAATTACTGACATAAATATCCACAAGAGCTTGTTACAAAGGTCGTTGATGAGGGCGGCTGAAAGATCGTTTAACTCCCTTACTATCGACGGTGATACAAGCACCAACGATTCTGTTTTCATCCTGGCCAATGGTCGAGCAGGGAATAGGCCGATAAATGGTGCAAATCAGGATTTTTTGAGGTTTCAGAATAATCTCAATGGGGTGATGTTAGGGCTGGCGGAGTTGATTGCCCGGGATGGAGAGGGAGCAACAAAATTGGTCAGTATAGTAGTTAAGAATGCAGAGACCGCTGTAAGTGCAAAAAAGATAGCCAGGCATATCGCCAGCTCTTCTTTGGTTAAGACAGCCTTATACGGTTCTGATCCGAATTGGGGAAGGTTGATGGCAGCAATTGGCTCCTCGGGAATAAGAATTAACCCCCAAAGAATAGATATCTATTTTGGTAAATTGCAAGTGGCCAGAAATGGCGAGCCGGCATCTTATTCTGAAAGAAAGGCTAACCGGATATTAGAGAAGAAAGAAATAGAAATAGTGATAGATTTGAAACAGGGAAGAGGTGGGGCTAAAGTCTATACCTGCGATTTGACTCCCGATTACGTAAAAATCAATTCATGTTACACCACATAATAGCTTGAGAGCAAGGTTCTGCTTTAAAATGGAGTAGCAGAGCTTGCTCTGCGTTATTATCGCGAAACAAATTTCGCTACTCCAATGGCAAAGATAATTAAGATTAATTACCAGAAGCCCGAAAGAAAAAGAATTAGAGAGGCTGTTCGTGTATTGAGAAGGGGAGGTTTGGTAATTTTTCCCACAGACACTGTTTACGGGCTGGGGGCAAGCATTTGCTTTCCTAAAACATTGAGGAAAATTTACCGGATAAAGAAGAGGTCTGGAAAGAAACCTTTAGTCTTCCTGATTGGCTTCAAAAAGGACATAAGAAAGTTCACTAATAAGTTATCCAATGAAGCGAAGAAACTGGTAAGGGATTTCTGGCCAGGTCCTCTGACTTTAGTCTTTCCTTCAAAAAAGTATAAGACAATTGCTTTGAGAATGCCAGACCATAGAATAGCTCTGGGGCTGATTAGAGGTGCCGGACCATTAGCGGCAACCAGCGCCAATCTTTCCGGGAAGAAAGAGAATGTGACACTTAAAGCAGTGGAAAGTCAACTCTTAAAAGAGGCCGATTTGTGTATCGATGGTGGCAAGGCTCCCCGGGGAAGGGTCTCTACTGTCCTGAATGTGATTAATCATCCTTTCCAGGTAATCAGGGAAGGATGCATAAAAGAGAAGGAACTGAGAGAGAGGATAAAAGGTAAAAGGTAAAAGGTAAAAGGTAAAAGCTAAGGTGTATAAGAAAATCCTTTTTGTTTGTACTGGTAATACCTGTCGCAGCGTGATGGCACAAGGACTATTCAAGAATATGCTAAGGGAAGAAGGGATAAAGGACGTGAAAGTGAGTTCTGCGGGAATTGCTGCTCTCCCTTCCTTTGCTATTTATGGTGTGCTGGAAAAAGTATTAAAAGAAGAAGATATTGAGATTTCAAACCACAAGCCTACTCGAGTTACTCCACAAATAGTTAAAGATGCCAACCTGATTCTGGTGATGGAGAAAAGACACAAAGAGGCTATTCTGGAGATGGCTCCAGAAGTAAAAAACAGAGTGTTTTTATTAAAAGAGTTTGCTGGTGAAAAAAAGAATTTAGATATTCCCGATCCTATTGGTCAGCCCGAAGAGGCCTATCGAAGCCGACTGCAGGAGATTAAGGGATGTTTGTTGAAAATACTGAAGAAAATCAAAGAAGATTGGAGTAAAAGATTGGAGTAGCAGGTTTTAACCTGCGTGGATTGGAGCAGCAGGTTTTTGACGATACTTAAATAATTTCGAGGAGAAAGAAATGTCAAGCTTGAAACGATTAGATTCCAAAGTTTACAAAGCAATCTATATGGAAACTAAGAGGCAGGCAGAGAATCTGGAATTGATTGCTTCTGAAAACTTTGTCTCTGAAGCAGTTCTGGAAGCTCAAGGGTCAGTGATGACCAATAAGTATGCGGAGGGCTATCCCAGCCATAGATTCTACGGGGGATGTGAATATTACGATGTGGTTGAATCTTTGGCCATTGAGCGTGCCAAAAAGTTGTTTGGTGCTGACCACGTTAACGTTCAGGCTCATTCCGGAACCCAGGCAAATATGGCAGTCTACTTTGCCGTTCTTGGCATAGGGGATACAATTATGGGGATGCACTTGTCGCATGGAGGACACCTCTCCCATGGTCATCCTACGAGTTTCTCTGGCAAATATTTTAAGACTGTGCCCATAAGTGTATCTAAAAAAACAGGACGCATAGATTACCGGGAGATGAAAAGCCTGGCCATCAAACATAAGCCAAAATTGATTGTTGCTGGGGCCTCCGCCTATTCCAGGATTATAGATTTTGAGAAGTTTCGAGAGGTCTGCGACAGGGTGGGTGCTTTTTTGATGGCTGATATTGCCCATATAGCTGGACTGATCGCTGCTGACCTGCACCCTTCTCCCATTCCTTATGCTGACTTTGTAACCACTACAACGCATAAGACGCTTCGCGGACCAAGAGGTGGAATGGTGATGTGTAAGAAGAGATATGCTTCGGTTATAGACAGAAATATCTTTCCTGGAATACAGGGAGGTCCTCTCATGCATGTTATTGCTGCCAAAGCTGTGGCCTTTAAGGAGGCGCTTACGCCCGGATTTAAAAGATATCAGGCTCAAATAGTGAAAAATGCCAGGGCGCTGGCTGAAGGATTGATAAGGAAGGGATTCAAGATTGTTTCTGGAGGTACAGATACACACTTGATGCTGGTAGACCTGAGAAACAAGAGATTGACCGGGGATGTGGCTGAAGAGGTTTTAGATAAGGCGGGTATTACGGTTAATAAGAATAGTATTCCCCACGATCCGGAGAAACCCTTTGTGACCAGTGGAATTCGTTTAGGGACACCGGCCCTGACCACCAGGGGGATGAAGGAAGAAGATATGGAGAAAACTGCCGCGCTGATATCAGATGCCCTTGAGCATCGTTATGATGAGGACTATCTTGCCAGTTTGAAAAAGGAAGTACGTAAACTAACCAGAAAATTTCCCTTATACAAGAAGAGACTGAAAGAGTAATAACTGGACAGTCCATAGCAAGATTAATTTTTTCATTCCTGGTAGAAATTAAATGCTTACCTCTTATATTCTTGTCTTTCTCCTTTCAGGACTAATTTCTTTAGTGGTAACGCCTTTCATCCCTCTCCTGGCGAGAAAGTTCGGGGTAATGGATAGGCCCGACGAGCGCAAAGTCCACCGTAGACTAATTCCCTCCTGGGGTGGGTTGGCAATCTATCTTGCCTTTAGTGGTTCCATAGCATTAATTTTTCTTTTCAATGATGCCTTTCGTCTTCTACTCCGCTCCCACCATTTTCTGGTTCAAAAGTATTTATTGGGAATATTTCTGGGAGCAACAATTATCACTATTTTAGGGTTAATTGACGATAAGAAAGGACTCAAGGCGACCATTAAATTACTCGGCCAGGTTATTGCAGGCGTAGTTCTACTCTGGTATGGAATAAGAATAGTGGGAATAAACAATCCCTTTGGTAAGACATATCTTGAATTCTCGTTATACTTAAGTTTCATAATTACAATTATTTGGACAGTTACTTTCATTAACTCCGTCAATTTGATCGATGGACTCGATGGATTAGCCGCAGGTGTAGTGGTAATTGCTTCAATAACCTTTTTTGTTATCGCTCTTTTTCAAATCGATAAGCAGAGCAATGTAGCAATTACTAACAGGCTGGAACTGGTGGCTATTATGGCTCTAGCTTTGGTGGGAAGCACAAGTGGGTTTCTTCTCTACAATTTTCATCCAGCAAAAATATTTATGGGTGACACTGGCAGTATGTTTCTGGGATTTATCCTGGGGGCGATTACAATAATGGGAACATTGAAAACTGTGGCTGCAATTGCTCTATTAGTTCCCATTATGGTAATAGGTCTTCCTTTATTGGACACTTTCCTCACTATTCTTCGACGGTTGAAGAAGAGAAAGCCTCTTCTCCAGGCCGACAGAGAACACCTCCACCATCGCCTATTGGACTATGGGTGGGGCCAGAGAAGGACGGTTCTTTTAATGTATGGAATCTCTGGGGTATTAGGGTTGGGTGCAATTCTTTTGACTATCCTTTAAAGAAAAGGTAGTGTAGGGCTTTATGCCCGTAATGATTTTGGTCGCGTAGGGGTGACCTTTATGGTCGCCCAAGGGCTTGTCCCTGGATTATTATATGAAAAAGATAATTTGTATCTTTGGCACAAGACCTGAAGCCATTAAGATGGCGCCTGTATTGAAGGAATTACAAAAGAAGAAAGATTTATTCAAAACCGTCGTGGTACTTACCGCTCAACACAGACAGATGCTCGACCAGGTCCTGAGGCTGTTTAATCTCCAATCCGATTACGATTTAAATATAATGCAAGAATCTCAGAGCCTTTATTATATCACTACCAGTGTGCTTTCCAGATTGAGAAAAGTAATTAATAGAGAGAATCCAGATTTTATTCTTGTCCAGGGAGATACCACGACAACTTTTGCAGCTGCGTTGGCTTCTTTTTATCAAAAAGTCCCCGTTGGTCATATTGAGGCAGGACTCCGTTCTTATGATAGATTCAATCCCTATCCTGAAGAGGTAAACAGACTTCTCACAGATGCCTTGTGCGATTTCCACTTCGCTCCCACTCCCACGGCAAAAAGGAACCTTCTTAAAGAGAACATAAAGAAAGAGTCCATTTTCGTAACTGGAAATACTGTGATCGATGCCCTCTATTTAGCCCTGAAGAAGCCGCATCGGTTCAGGAACTCTCTGTTGAAAAAAATCGACTTCAATAAAAAAAGAATAATCTTAGTTACTGCTCACCGCAGAGAAAATTGGGGAATTCCATTAGAGAATATCTGTTTAAGCATTAAAAAGCTCATTAAAAAATACGACGATTTGGAAATTGTCTATCCAGTCCATCTCAACCCTAATGTGAAGAATGTTGTCTATAAAATACTGAAAAACTCTCCTCGCATCCATCTTATTAAACCATTAGATTATCTCGATTTCATAAATCTGATGAATAAATGCTTCTTAGTGTTAACCGATTCTGGCGGGCTGCAAGAGGAGGCACCCTCTTTAGGTAAGCCCGTGTTAGTGTTGAGAGAAGTTACTGAAAGGCCGGAAGGTGTAAAGGCTGGTACGGTAAAAGTCATTGGCTTATCTAAAGAGAGAATATTTACAGAAACCTGTAAGTTACTCGATAATAGAACCATGTATAACAGGATGGCTAAATCGGTTAACCCCTATGGCGATGGAAACGCATCCACAAGAATAGTCAACGCCCTTCTATACTATTTTAAGAAATAGAAAATGATAGAACATTACGATTTTGGCAGGATAGTTGTCGATGGAAAAGAGTACATCTCTGATGTGATAATCTATCCTGACCATGTTGATGGTAATTGGTGGAGAAAAGAAGGCCACCGATTGCAGGTAGTTGATATTGAGAAAGCTATAGAAGAGAAGCCCGAAATTCTAATTGTTGGCACCGGGGCTTCGGGATTAATGGAAGTCCCTAAGGAAGTAAAAAGTTATCTAACTTCCAAAGGGATAAAATTAGTTGTAGATACTACTAAAAAAGCTTGTGATGAATACAATCGGCTTTCCCCCTCGGGTAAAACCATCGCTGCCCTCCACCTAACTTGCTAAAAAGGGGACAGGTACTTTTTTCTGGTAAGACCAGAATTTCAGGAGGTCATTATGAAAATAGAGCTATCATACTGGTATAAGTTATTGGTTCCCAGGGCTGTGGTTCTAATTTCCACAGTAAGTAAACAGGGGGTCTCTAATGCCGCACCTTTTAGTTTCGTAATGCCTGCTTCAGTGGAACCACCAATGATTGCCTTTGCCTCAGACCCTGACCATCACACCATATCCAATATCAAGGAGATGGGAGATTTTGCAGTTAATATTCCCGGTGTGGATATGCTCAACCAACTGTGGACCTGTGGTGAAGATTTTCCTAAAGGAGTCAGCGAGATTAAGAAAGCGCACCTTACTGAAAAGAAATCGAAAAAGATAAAATCACCAAAAGTGGCTGAAGCGCTGGCTCAGTTTGAATGTAAGCTGGAAGCAATGTATGAAGCTGGGGACCATATAATTGTGCTGGGAAGAGTAGTGGATGGGGAAGTGAAAAGAGGACTTTTTGTAAAAGGGAAGTATAACCCTTTAAAGGCTAGGCCACTCTCGCATGTGGGAGGTAATGAATTTACCCTACCCGAGAAAATTATAAAGGCAAGATAGGTAGTAATGGGGCGATAGCTCTTTACCCTCCTAATTTACAAT of the bacterium genome contains:
- a CDS encoding flagellar motor protein MotB; its protein translation is MAILPGVPRRVDSEIKIGKSSPAWMLTYSDLMTQLLIFFVMMFALASAMNEMQLIKLKKKLETYVTENRLEGYIGLKIDEKGLVISLREKLMFDSGRAEIHQEAKYILKDITKEIGDVPNNVRVEGHTDNVPIGPELRSKFPTNWELSTARATNVTRYLLETLNFPPKRISSAGYGEYQPVVDNDTEEHKAMNRRVDIVVQRIGTRLKRPEGVKKIF
- a CDS encoding L-threonylcarbamoyladenylate synthase; translation: MAKIIKINYQKPERKRIREAVRVLRRGGLVIFPTDTVYGLGASICFPKTLRKIYRIKKRSGKKPLVFLIGFKKDIRKFTNKLSNEAKKLVRDFWPGPLTLVFPSKKYKTIALRMPDHRIALGLIRGAGPLAATSANLSGKKENVTLKAVESQLLKEADLCIDGGKAPRGRVSTVLNVINHPFQVIREGCIKEKELRERIKGKR
- the argJ gene encoding bifunctional glutamate N-acetyltransferase/amino-acid acetyltransferase ArgJ; the encoded protein is MKTSRLFLPQGFFLNGINSGIANRKKRDIALIHSEIPCVATGLFTKNRVRAAPVIISKRHLRNGRAQAILVNSGGANACTGNRGMEDAEMMAYDLACQLGIKKEDVLLASTGVIGRFLPMSRVKQGIRKIAETVGSPSKPEFFAEAIMTTDTTPKIISRQFLTQNRKRVAICGLAKGAGMIHPDLATLLCFIITDINIHKSLLQRSLMRAAERSFNSLTIDGDTSTNDSVFILANGRAGNRPINGANQDFLRFQNNLNGVMLGLAELIARDGEGATKLVSIVVKNAETAVSAKKIARHIASSSLVKTALYGSDPNWGRLMAAIGSSGIRINPQRIDIYFGKLQVARNGEPASYSERKANRILEKKEIEIVIDLKQGRGGAKVYTCDLTPDYVKINSCYTT
- a CDS encoding motility protein A, giving the protein MDITTILGVISGISLIVVAIIMRMGGVGLKGFFDVSSMFITFGGAFAATLVNYPMKQVLGVFKIAKKVLTEREEYPAKLINQFIYFTKIAHKQGILELEKELNKVNNEFLKRGVQLVVDGADQERIRAELETEITFIRERHRIGQEIFLTLGTYCPAFGMVGTIMGLIMMLARIEDQSQIAGGMAVALLTTFYGAVAGYLFFLPVAGKLKRRSEDEIFIKEVIIRGVLSLQAGEIPSVMEAKLKAYLAPQLRKKTVEKKSTSIE
- the argC gene encoding N-acetyl-gamma-glutamyl-phosphate reductase, with translation MITVSIVGASGYTGRELIKILFKHPQVKIAHLTSETYKGKRVSELHKGRAGFIDKRFEKLNIDKVAEDSDLIFLALPHGKSQKPVAEFLKKGKKVIDLSADYRLKDKSLYKRWYGLEHSYPRLLQRAVYGLPEIYKEEIKKSSLVANPGCYPTGVILGVAPLLAHGLGDGNSIIADAKSGISGAGRRLDSAYHFSECHENLTAYNVGKHRHIPEIEQELSKISKEKITISFTPHLVPMDRGILSTIYLNFEGKVSLDRIWTVYKKYYRKAPFVKILPKATFPEVRNIVETNFCEIGLMVDKRTNRIIIITTIDNLVKGASGQAVQNMNLMSGFKETEGLL
- the rplM gene encoding 50S ribosomal protein L13 translates to MKTFVPKKENIEKKWCLIDASDLVLGRLATKVAELLRGKGKPIFSPHVDIGDYVIIINAGKVLLTGKKLEQKFHFTHSGYSGGTRFTRYDKLMAENPEKAIRLAVKGMLPSNKLSDRLITKLKIYRGSEHPHGAQKPQIIKIEKKTH
- a CDS encoding YIP1 family protein, translating into MENNYLALLYDLIAHPGRGLNRAREDKPWIFLVAVVILSGISIATGAALFVSSFTRVGRVALFSNLFLVMILLTLFWVVNVGILHFFAEVWGKRGSVIDLFITLGLAIFPFVFVSPLSLIVEGLGGGRIFFQSFFTIALFLWCFFLALAAIREVYSSATFEALLILLTPIILFTVLCIFLPLGCILLTILSLPL
- the rpsI gene encoding 30S ribosomal protein S9, which codes for MAKVTEIWGLGRRKTAIARVILRSGNGKVIINRLPLDKYFFGLPRLKEFSIEPLKVTNLLNKFDISANVSGGGKNGQAGAIRHGISRALAKVDEQTRVTLRKEGLLTRDPRMVERKKPGQPKARKKFQFSKR
- the sppA gene encoding signal peptide peptidase SppA, producing the protein MKKENLIIVVILFLSIVSIVMGIYLIGEKTVEGKTRILTRKKEVAVVYLYGPISISRRTSGWARFLPGADSIASELRKIGKITTIKAVVLRINSPGGSIGAVQEIYEEVIRLKEKGKKVIVSMGDVGASGAYYIACAADKIVANPGTITGSIGVLMSLGNMEELFRKIGIKVEVIKRGKHKDIGSLSREMTAEEKRLLQGVIDDAYDQFLQVVIEGRNLRKSKAEKLAQGQVFTGRQAKNLGLIDEIGNFQDAVRLAGKLAGIPGEPKVIELPKPFPGILGIFSSHFMTNPLQDLMNENSIRLEYILQ